Genomic window (Methanocaldococcus sp.):
TGGAGCTAAAATTAAATAAACAAATGCTAATAATGGTTCTCCTAACGCTATAAAAATTAAAAAACATGCACAATCTATAACTCCTAAAATATGTATTCTCGCATAAATAATATTTTTTCTATCTTTTTCAACCCACAATCTATATGAAGCCAATAGTATTCCCAAAGAAGATATAAAAATAAGTATATCCTTAACAATGTCAATATATACCTCCATAAGATTCACCATTTAGTGGTTATAATTTATAATGATTAATAATGATAAATCTTATATATAAATTTTGGTGATAAAAATGTTCATAGTGTTTGAAGGTATTGATGGTAGTGGTAAAACGACACTATCAAAATTATTATCTAAATCTCTCAATGCTTTTTGGACTTGCGAGCCTACAAATAGCCCAATAGGGAAGTTAATTAGAGAATTTTTGCAAAAAAAAATTAAATTAGATGATAGAACATTAGCATTGTTATTTGCCGCAGATAGAGTAGAGCACACAAAGATAATAAAAGATATTTTAAAAAGTAGAGATGTAGTTTGTGATAGATATTTGTATTCCTCAATAGCCTATCAAAGCGTTGCAGGCGTTGATGAAGATTTTATAAAATCAATAAATAGATACGCTTTAAAGCCAGATATAGTTTTTTTACTAACTATTGATGTTGATGTTGCTTTAAAAAGAGTTAAAGGTAAAGATATATTTGAAAATAAAAGTTTTCTACAAAAAGTTCAAGAAAAATATTTAGAATTGGCAGAAGAATACAAATTTATCGTAATTGACACAACTAACAAGACAATAGATGAAGTTCATAAGGAAATTTTAGAACATTATAAAAAGTATAGCAACAAATTATAACACAAAAAATAATAAACAAGATAAAAACTAAATCTATCTCAAATATTACTAAAAAATTTGCTATTTAATAATTAAGGTATAAAGTATATAAATGACTACATCCAGTTATTTTTGTATAGAAGTTTATGAGGGATATTTATGGATATTGCCTATGAGATTCCTGTCTCAGAAGTAATGAGTTTTCCAGTGATTACTGCTACAAAAAATATGACAGTTTATGACATCGCCAACATAATGAAGGAGAAAGATATTGGGGCTGTTGTTATTGTAGAAGGCAAAGAGCCAATAGGAATAGTTACAGAGAGAGATATTATAAAAAGAGTTGTTGCAAAAAACCTAAAACCAAAAGAGATTTTAGCTGAGGAAGTTATGAGTAAAAAAATAATAACAATTCCTCAAAATGCTTCAATTAATGAAGCCGCTAAAATCATGGCTAAATATAAGATAAAAAGATTGCCTGTTGTAAAAGATGGGGAATTAGTAGGAATAATAACAGAGAGCGATATTATTAGGGTCTCACCAAAATTATTGGAAATAATTGCTGAATATGCTTCAATAAAGCCAGAAGATGAAAAAGAAAAAATTCCATTAGATACTGACGAATTTTCTGAAGAGTATATATATGGAATTTGTGAAAACTGTGGATATCAAGGGAGAGTTAGACTGTATCAAGGAAGATATTTGTGTGATGAGTGTATAGAAGAATTTAAAGAAAAAGAGTAAAAATATTAAAAATAAAAATTTATTCATGAGCAATTCCTATAATATCCTTTAATTCTAAGTTCTCTTCTTTTAAAAACTTTATAATTTCATCACAAACTTTTTTAAATATATCATATCCTCTATAATAAACTCCACTTCCTATTTGGACAGCAGAAGCACCAGCCATCATATATTCAATAGCATCCTCTCCACTAACTATTCCTCCTACTCCAATTATTGGAATGTCAAAGTTTTCATAAAGATCCCAAACAATTTTTATACCTATTGGTTTTATTGCCTTACCACTTAAACCACCAAATTTATTTCCTAAAATTGACTTCTTTGCCCTTATATCAATAGCCATTCCTCTAACTGTATTTATCGCCACTAATCCATCTACGCCTGC
Coding sequences:
- a CDS encoding cation:proton antiporter (subunit G of antiporter complex involved in resistance to high concentrations of Na+, K+, Li+ and/or alkali), producing MEVYIDIVKDILIFISSLGILLASYRLWVEKDRKNIIYARIHILGVIDCACFLIFIALGEPLLAFVYLILAPFLAHAIANAAYNDKLDNLSK
- a CDS encoding CBS domain-containing protein: MDIAYEIPVSEVMSFPVITATKNMTVYDIANIMKEKDIGAVVIVEGKEPIGIVTERDIIKRVVAKNLKPKEILAEEVMSKKIITIPQNASINEAAKIMAKYKIKRLPVVKDGELVGIITESDIIRVSPKLLEIIAEYASIKPEDEKEKIPLDTDEFSEEYIYGICENCGYQGRVRLYQGRYLCDECIEEFKEKE
- the tmk gene encoding dTMP kinase, with the translated sequence MFIVFEGIDGSGKTTLSKLLSKSLNAFWTCEPTNSPIGKLIREFLQKKIKLDDRTLALLFAADRVEHTKIIKDILKSRDVVCDRYLYSSIAYQSVAGVDEDFIKSINRYALKPDIVFLLTIDVDVALKRVKGKDIFENKSFLQKVQEKYLELAEEYKFIVIDTTNKTIDEVHKEILEHYKKYSNKL